The following proteins come from a genomic window of Nocardioides albertanoniae:
- a CDS encoding D-2-hydroxyacid dehydrogenase yields MKTSGRAAITILCPPDGARPAGIDRIEAQADVTYTDADGLAEALRGADALLLWDFFSEAVVDAWPSAGSLRWIHVAAAGVDKLLFPELVASDVVVTNARRIFDRPIAEFVLGSILAVAKDIHHSHDLQATKTWHRRETRMVRGETALVVGTGSIGRETARLLRAVGMDVRGAGRTARSDPDFGEIVASTDLAAHVGWADHVVVAAPLTADTRGLISADVLAAMKSGSHLVNIGRGAIVDEPALVEALRDGPVEWASLDVFEVEPLPEPSPLWSMPGVAVSAHMSGDYEGWREALADQFVDNARRWLAAEPLLNVVDKQRGFVVSQECDSP; encoded by the coding sequence TTGAAGACGTCCGGGCGCGCTGCGATCACCATCCTGTGCCCACCAGACGGCGCCCGCCCGGCAGGGATCGACCGGATCGAGGCGCAGGCCGACGTCACCTACACCGATGCCGACGGTCTCGCCGAAGCGCTGCGAGGTGCCGACGCGCTCCTGCTGTGGGACTTCTTCTCCGAGGCCGTGGTCGACGCCTGGCCGAGTGCCGGGTCGCTGCGCTGGATCCATGTCGCCGCCGCCGGGGTCGACAAGCTGCTCTTCCCGGAGCTGGTCGCCTCCGACGTCGTGGTCACCAACGCCCGCAGGATCTTCGACCGACCGATCGCGGAGTTCGTGCTCGGCTCCATCCTGGCCGTGGCCAAAGACATCCACCACAGCCATGACCTGCAGGCCACGAAGACCTGGCATCGCCGGGAGACACGGATGGTGCGAGGCGAGACCGCGCTCGTGGTCGGCACCGGCTCGATCGGCCGCGAGACCGCTCGGCTGCTGCGGGCGGTCGGGATGGACGTACGCGGCGCGGGCCGCACTGCCCGCAGCGACCCCGACTTCGGCGAGATCGTGGCCAGCACCGACCTGGCGGCCCACGTCGGGTGGGCCGACCACGTGGTGGTCGCGGCTCCTCTGACCGCTGATACCCGGGGTCTGATCAGCGCTGACGTGCTCGCCGCGATGAAGTCGGGCAGCCACCTGGTCAACATCGGCCGCGGCGCGATCGTCGACGAGCCGGCACTCGTCGAGGCGCTCCGAGACGGCCCCGTCGAGTGGGCGTCGCTCGATGTCTTCGAGGTCGAGCCGCTGCCCGAGCCGAGCCCGTTGTGGTCGATGCCGGGCGTGGCCGTATCCGCGCACATGTCCGGCGACTACGAGGGGTGGCGAGAGGCGCTGGCCGACCAGTTCGTGGACAACGCGCGTCGTTGGCTCGCCGCCGAGCCGCTCCTGAACGTCGTCGATAAGCAACGCGGCTTCGTCGTCTCCCAGGAGTGCGACAGCCCATGA
- a CDS encoding maleate cis-trans isomerase family protein — protein sequence MTPTVRIAMVVPHDMVLDHELWRWAPADASLLFTRTSFIDGPVTLEMIEEIGETAVVERAARDLSAAEPHVYVYACTSGSFVHGRRGERRLTAAISHAGGGRPAVTTSGAIVDSLSALGVSRVAVATPYDAELAARFGAFLTESGITVASTGDLGLGHHIWEVPDETTLELVRAADSDSAEAVVISCTNLATYDIIGHLEAELGKPVISANRATMWAALRLVGRTPPTAETFLGQAS from the coding sequence ATGACCCCGACCGTACGCATCGCCATGGTCGTGCCGCATGACATGGTGCTCGACCACGAGCTGTGGCGGTGGGCCCCGGCCGACGCCAGCCTGCTCTTCACCCGGACGTCCTTCATCGACGGTCCGGTCACCCTCGAGATGATCGAGGAGATCGGAGAGACGGCGGTCGTCGAGCGGGCCGCGCGCGACCTGTCGGCCGCCGAGCCCCACGTCTACGTCTATGCCTGCACCTCCGGTAGCTTCGTCCACGGACGCCGCGGCGAGCGGCGGCTGACCGCGGCGATCAGCCACGCCGGAGGCGGCCGGCCCGCGGTCACCACCTCCGGGGCCATCGTGGACTCCCTCTCCGCTCTCGGTGTCTCCCGGGTCGCGGTCGCCACCCCCTACGACGCCGAGCTCGCCGCCCGCTTCGGCGCGTTCCTGACCGAGTCGGGCATCACGGTGGCGAGCACCGGCGACCTCGGCCTGGGTCATCACATCTGGGAGGTGCCCGACGAGACCACGCTCGAGCTGGTGCGGGCCGCCGACTCCGACTCCGCCGAGGCGGTCGTCATCTCGTGCACCAACCTGGCGACGTACGACATCATCGGCCACCTCGAGGCAGAGCTCGGCAAACCGGTCATCTCGGCCAACCGGGCGACCATGTGGGCGGCCCTCCGGCTGGTCGGGCGCACCCCGCCGACCGCCGAGACGTTCCTGGGGCAGGCGTCATGA
- a CDS encoding maleate cis-trans isomerase family protein — protein MTERPVIGLLYPGYAAEDDFATLEATLAGAVRLPLVHTSIGRDEHTVEALLDTGSTARLEEGADAIAAHSPDAVMWACTSGSFVYGPDGAAAQCRAIAERIGVPVSSTSIAFVEAARALGLERVAVAASYPEDLVAHFRGFLAAGGIDVVSFGSSDIFTAADVGRLPADAVVEMARSVDVEAAMAVLVPDTAMHTLTCIDALESALGKPVLTANQVTLWEGLRLAGATRPLPGLGALFG, from the coding sequence ATGACCGAGCGTCCGGTCATCGGGCTGCTCTATCCGGGCTACGCCGCAGAGGACGACTTCGCGACGCTGGAGGCCACGCTGGCCGGCGCTGTCCGACTGCCGCTGGTCCACACCTCGATCGGCCGTGACGAGCACACCGTCGAGGCCCTTCTCGACACCGGATCGACGGCTCGCCTCGAGGAAGGTGCCGACGCGATCGCGGCCCACTCCCCCGATGCCGTGATGTGGGCCTGCACCTCGGGGAGCTTCGTCTACGGCCCTGACGGCGCCGCGGCCCAGTGCCGAGCCATCGCCGAGCGCATCGGTGTGCCGGTGTCCTCGACGTCGATCGCGTTCGTCGAAGCGGCCAGGGCCCTCGGCCTCGAGCGAGTCGCTGTCGCGGCCTCCTACCCCGAAGACCTCGTGGCCCACTTCCGTGGCTTCTTGGCTGCCGGCGGCATCGACGTGGTCTCGTTCGGGTCCAGCGACATCTTCACGGCCGCGGACGTCGGCCGCCTGCCTGCCGACGCAGTGGTCGAGATGGCCCGGTCGGTCGACGTCGAGGCGGCCATGGCAGTGCTCGTCCCGGACACCGCGATGCATACCCTGACCTGCATCGATGCCTTGGAGTCAGCCCTCGGCAAACCCGTGCTGACCGCCAACCAGGTGACCCTGTGGGAAGGCCTGCGACTCGCCGGTGCCACCCGCCCCCTGCCCGGACTCGGGGCACTGTTCGGGTAA
- a CDS encoding MFS transporter, which translates to MPSHEAQPDKSKLRRAITGSAVGNATEWFDYGAFAYVATEITDNFFPDFGFVGTALVFAISFILRPLGGIFWGPLGDRIGRQRVLALTIIMMAAATFCVGLLPTYHDIGFWAVILLVILRVIQGFSTGGEYGGAATYMAETAPDNRRGFYGSFLEFGTIVGFTAAIGVVFATESIIGAEAMGEWGWRIPFLIGGPIGLIGLYIRTKLEETPVFQELDQEEQVAGGAGAALKDLVSLFWRPIVTLMALVAALNIANYTLLTYMPTYLTQSAGFESTDADLLVIFGQVAMLIFIPIAGALSDKIGRKPMWGASFIGLIILAVPMFLLIGQGFWPAVIGFSVLGIVYVAQLATISATFPAMFPSQVRYGGMAIGYNISTALFGGTALYVNDALIGATDNNLMPAFYMIAASVVGLIALFFVVETAGKSIRGTEIPGTPESEAEISEMDDPTQPA; encoded by the coding sequence ATGCCCTCACACGAGGCACAACCCGATAAATCGAAACTCCGCAGAGCCATAACGGGCTCTGCGGTCGGCAATGCGACCGAGTGGTTCGACTACGGCGCCTTCGCCTATGTCGCCACCGAGATCACCGACAACTTCTTTCCCGACTTCGGGTTCGTCGGCACGGCTCTCGTCTTCGCGATCTCCTTCATCCTCCGCCCGCTCGGCGGCATCTTCTGGGGCCCGCTCGGCGACCGTATCGGGCGTCAGCGAGTCCTTGCTCTGACCATCATCATGATGGCCGCGGCGACGTTCTGCGTGGGTCTTCTCCCGACCTACCACGACATCGGCTTCTGGGCGGTCATCCTGCTGGTGATCCTGCGAGTGATCCAGGGCTTCTCGACCGGTGGTGAGTACGGCGGCGCCGCGACCTACATGGCGGAGACCGCGCCCGACAACCGCCGCGGCTTCTACGGCAGCTTCCTCGAGTTCGGCACCATCGTCGGTTTCACCGCCGCGATCGGCGTGGTCTTCGCGACCGAGTCGATCATCGGCGCCGAGGCCATGGGCGAGTGGGGCTGGCGTATCCCGTTCCTCATCGGTGGTCCGATCGGCCTGATCGGGCTCTACATCCGCACCAAGCTCGAGGAGACCCCGGTCTTCCAGGAGCTGGACCAGGAGGAGCAGGTCGCGGGCGGCGCGGGTGCCGCGCTCAAGGACCTGGTCAGCCTGTTCTGGCGGCCGATCGTGACCTTGATGGCCCTGGTGGCGGCGCTGAACATCGCCAACTACACGCTGCTCACCTACATGCCGACCTACCTCACCCAGTCGGCAGGCTTCGAGTCGACCGACGCCGACCTGCTGGTGATCTTCGGCCAGGTCGCGATGCTGATCTTCATTCCCATCGCCGGCGCGCTCTCCGACAAGATCGGCCGCAAGCCCATGTGGGGCGCGTCGTTCATCGGCCTCATCATCCTGGCCGTGCCGATGTTCCTCCTGATCGGCCAGGGCTTCTGGCCGGCGGTGATCGGCTTCTCGGTCCTGGGCATCGTCTACGTCGCCCAGCTGGCCACCATCAGCGCGACCTTCCCGGCGATGTTCCCCTCGCAGGTGCGCTACGGCGGCATGGCGATCGGCTACAACATCTCGACCGCCCTCTTCGGCGGCACGGCGCTGTACGTCAACGACGCCCTGATCGGCGCCACCGACAACAACCTGATGCCGGCGTTCTACATGATCGCCGCATCGGTCGTCGGTCTGATCGCGCTGTTCTTCGTGGTCGAGACCGCCGGCAAGTCGATCCGCGGCACCGAGATCCCGGGCACGCCCGAGTCGGAGGCCGAGATCTCCGAGATGGACGACCCGACTCAGCCGGCCTGA
- a CDS encoding GntR family transcriptional regulator, translated as MHRESTASVIARQLRTAIMERSLQPGAQLSETALSAQFGVSRGPLREAMQRLVQEGLLRSEPNRGLFVIELDEADISDVYVARGAVESAAATMITKARVPAALRELRAACDAMSKSLELSDPAALSDADFNFHDVLVQCSGSQRLVRMHQTLIVETRMCLTALEGTYQQPLELVEEHVQIVDAIEAGDVKLAVRRVEQHMDEALRRLVHAEDDDPNYGG; from the coding sequence GTGCACAGAGAGTCGACGGCCTCGGTCATCGCTCGCCAGCTGCGCACAGCGATCATGGAGCGCTCTCTGCAACCCGGCGCACAGCTGAGCGAGACCGCTCTCTCGGCCCAGTTCGGCGTCAGTCGCGGCCCGCTCCGCGAGGCGATGCAGCGGCTGGTCCAGGAGGGGCTGCTCCGCAGCGAGCCCAACCGTGGCCTCTTCGTCATCGAGCTCGACGAGGCAGACATCAGCGACGTCTACGTGGCCCGAGGCGCTGTCGAGAGTGCCGCCGCGACGATGATCACCAAGGCGCGGGTGCCCGCCGCGCTGCGCGAGCTCCGCGCCGCCTGCGACGCGATGAGCAAGTCGCTCGAGCTCTCCGATCCCGCGGCGCTGAGCGACGCCGACTTCAACTTCCATGACGTGCTCGTGCAGTGCTCCGGCAGCCAACGACTGGTCAGGATGCACCAGACCCTGATCGTGGAGACGAGGATGTGCCTGACCGCTCTGGAAGGCACCTACCAGCAGCCGCTCGAGCTGGTCGAGGAGCACGTGCAGATCGTCGACGCCATCGAGGCGGGCGACGTGAAGCTGGCCGTCAGGCGCGTCGAGCAGCATATGGACGAGGCCCTGCGGCGCCTGGTCCACGCCGAGGACGACGACCCCAACTACGGCGGCTGA
- a CDS encoding NAD-dependent succinate-semialdehyde dehydrogenase, translating to MSKDQTEARVVEEVPKGLFVAGRWMDASDGGTFDVLDPSTGDVLCAVADATPDDAQRALDAAAAAQKELAATAPRVRADMLMAAYDLLHERIDDLALLMTLEMGKPLAEAKGEIAYAAEFFRHFAEEAVRIDGGYQTAPAGGARFLVTKQPVGPALLITPWNFPMAMGTRKIGPAIAAGCTSIIKPAQQTPLSMLALGEILREAGTSEGIVNILPTSRPGELTEPLLRSGVIRKLSFTGSTAVGRKLLEQSAEKVLRTSMELGGNAGFVVFEDADIDEAVAGAMAAKMRNTGEACTAANRIFVQRPVIEEFGERLAKAMAELPVGRGVDDGVRVGPLIDETARDKVQTLVDDAVAGGARVLTGGAAIDGPGFFYAPTVLTDVAASARMGSEEIFGPVAPLTPFDTEEEVVAAVNDTEYGLVNYVFTNDLRRGLRVAEALESGMIGLNQGVVSNPAAPFGGVKASGLGREGGPTGIEEFLETKYVGIAM from the coding sequence ATGAGCAAGGACCAGACCGAGGCGCGGGTCGTCGAAGAGGTGCCCAAGGGGCTCTTCGTCGCGGGCCGGTGGATGGACGCGAGCGACGGCGGCACGTTCGACGTGCTCGACCCGTCGACCGGAGACGTGCTCTGCGCCGTCGCCGACGCCACCCCCGACGATGCGCAGCGCGCGCTGGATGCCGCGGCGGCCGCCCAGAAGGAGCTCGCCGCGACCGCGCCGAGGGTGCGCGCCGACATGCTCATGGCCGCGTACGACCTCCTGCACGAGCGGATCGACGACCTCGCGCTGCTGATGACGCTGGAGATGGGCAAGCCGCTGGCCGAGGCGAAGGGCGAGATCGCGTACGCCGCGGAGTTCTTCCGCCACTTCGCCGAGGAGGCCGTGCGGATCGACGGCGGTTACCAGACGGCCCCGGCAGGAGGAGCACGGTTCCTGGTCACCAAGCAGCCGGTCGGCCCGGCGCTGCTGATCACGCCGTGGAACTTCCCGATGGCGATGGGCACCCGCAAGATCGGGCCGGCCATCGCGGCCGGGTGCACCAGCATCATCAAGCCCGCCCAGCAGACCCCGCTGTCGATGCTGGCCCTGGGGGAGATCCTGCGAGAGGCCGGCACCTCTGAGGGGATTGTCAACATCTTGCCGACCAGTCGCCCGGGCGAGCTCACCGAGCCACTGCTGCGCTCCGGGGTGATCCGCAAGCTCTCCTTCACCGGGTCGACGGCGGTGGGGCGGAAACTTCTCGAGCAGAGCGCGGAGAAGGTGCTGCGTACGTCGATGGAGCTCGGCGGCAACGCCGGCTTCGTCGTCTTCGAGGACGCCGACATCGACGAGGCGGTCGCCGGCGCGATGGCGGCGAAGATGCGCAACACGGGGGAGGCCTGCACGGCCGCCAACCGGATCTTCGTGCAGCGCCCGGTCATCGAGGAGTTCGGCGAGCGTCTCGCGAAGGCGATGGCCGAGCTGCCGGTCGGGCGCGGGGTCGATGACGGCGTGCGCGTCGGGCCGCTCATCGACGAGACGGCCAGAGACAAGGTGCAGACCCTCGTCGACGATGCCGTGGCCGGCGGCGCGCGGGTGCTCACCGGCGGCGCAGCCATCGACGGGCCGGGATTCTTCTACGCACCGACGGTACTCACCGACGTCGCCGCCTCGGCCCGGATGGGCAGCGAGGAGATCTTCGGGCCGGTCGCTCCGCTGACCCCCTTCGACACCGAGGAGGAGGTGGTCGCGGCGGTCAACGACACCGAGTACGGCCTGGTGAACTACGTCTTCACCAACGACCTGCGCCGCGGGCTGCGCGTCGCCGAAGCGCTCGAGTCGGGCATGATCGGGCTCAACCAGGGTGTCGTCTCCAACCCCGCGGCGCCCTTCGGCGGCGTCAAAGCCTCCGGGCTCGGGCGTGAAGGCGGACCGACCGGGATCGAGGAGTTCCTCGAGACCAAGTACGTCGGGATCGCGATGTAG